The Catenuloplanes niger genome includes a window with the following:
- a CDS encoding alpha/beta fold hydrolase, producing the protein MTTQTRTLAVPGAELAYDVRGPLPTTDGRPVLLMIGQPMTADGFEALAGHFTDRTVVTYDPRGLGRSVRTDGEVTHTPQRQAADLHLLIEALGAGPVEIFASSGGAVTGLELVARHPGDVRTLVAHEPPLNSVLPDAAAAERARAGFHDAYQKSGWGAGMAAFMVMTSWQGEFTDEYFAQPAPDPAAFGMPADDDGTREDPLLSAASWAVSDYRPDVAALTAAPTRVVIAVGEETGNTYTGRTALATAALLGQGATVFPSHHGGFLGGEFGYAGKPPEFAARLREVLANA; encoded by the coding sequence ATGACGACGCAGACGCGGACGCTCGCCGTGCCCGGCGCGGAGCTGGCCTACGACGTGCGCGGGCCGCTGCCCACCACGGACGGCCGCCCGGTGCTCCTGATGATCGGCCAGCCGATGACGGCGGACGGCTTCGAGGCGCTCGCCGGCCACTTCACGGACCGGACCGTGGTCACGTACGACCCCCGCGGGCTGGGCCGGAGCGTGCGCACCGATGGCGAGGTGACGCACACGCCGCAGCGGCAGGCGGCGGATCTGCACCTGCTGATCGAGGCGCTGGGCGCCGGGCCGGTCGAGATCTTCGCCAGCAGCGGCGGCGCGGTGACCGGGCTGGAGCTGGTGGCACGCCACCCGGGCGACGTGCGCACGCTGGTGGCGCACGAGCCGCCGCTCAACTCGGTGCTGCCGGACGCGGCCGCGGCCGAGCGGGCCCGGGCCGGGTTCCACGACGCGTACCAGAAGAGCGGCTGGGGCGCCGGGATGGCCGCGTTCATGGTGATGACGTCCTGGCAGGGCGAGTTCACCGACGAGTACTTCGCACAGCCCGCACCGGACCCGGCCGCGTTCGGGATGCCGGCCGACGACGACGGCACGCGGGAGGACCCGCTGCTGTCCGCGGCCTCGTGGGCGGTCTCCGACTACCGGCCGGACGTGGCCGCGCTGACGGCCGCGCCGACCCGGGTGGTGATCGCGGTCGGCGAGGAGACCGGCAACACCTACACCGGCCGGACCGCGCTCGCCACCGCGGCGCTGCTCGGCCAGGGCGCGACCGTGTTCCCGAGCCACCACGGCGGTTTCCTCGGCGGCGAATTCGGCTACGCGGGCAAGCCGCCGGAGTTCGCGGCGCGGCTGCGCGAGGTGCTCGCCAACGCCTGA
- a CDS encoding AIPR family protein: MDIVIESLVKRLQEDHGLQSLPPDEAFEAFAGYCVLSTFHEDDFSPDVFRMGGGNDLGIDVFGIKINGALYRDEADVRTAVEQAGSLDVRIVLVQAKTSPKFESKVIADLADNLVHIVDKKPLPYPASSDIDNLRGCLAAVYDNIAKFDGGRPRLHVFYATTGTQVAEMLRRKATSAERALLGSGLFDAVDVRCVTRDELREMYQRATQAVAATIEMPKKLPLLKMPGVEESLLGMISARELVDKVLTDPTGNIRKALFHENVRDFQGYNGVNAQIRDTIRHADGHRRFAVLNNGITIVTRKLRVVGDEVHIRDFQVVNGCQTCHVLFDERDRLTDDVQLSIRVVHSEDEAVIAGIIAATNRQTAVSEEDLSAREDFHMKLEDWFGAQPPDRKLYYERRSKQYASRTDVEKTRVISRSQLTKAYAAMFLGEPAAVGHYRDLTERRRDELFQEGQLPDPYYVAASAHYRIEWLLRTRRIRTQLRPARFHLLAALRWHVLGDARLASAPKQAAEQCRRLLDPLWDASAAERAFASLVPVIDNIIAVERAAGVPLGEMVRNRRFADAVRDAVLR, from the coding sequence ATGGACATCGTCATCGAGAGCTTGGTCAAGCGTCTCCAGGAAGATCACGGGCTGCAGTCGCTGCCACCTGACGAGGCGTTCGAGGCATTCGCCGGATACTGCGTGCTGAGTACCTTCCACGAGGACGACTTCAGCCCGGACGTCTTCCGGATGGGTGGCGGCAACGACCTCGGCATCGACGTGTTCGGCATCAAGATCAACGGCGCCCTGTACCGGGACGAGGCCGACGTCCGTACCGCGGTCGAACAGGCCGGCAGTCTGGATGTGCGAATCGTTCTGGTGCAGGCGAAGACCAGCCCGAAGTTCGAGTCGAAAGTGATTGCTGATCTGGCGGACAATCTTGTCCACATCGTTGACAAGAAACCGTTGCCGTACCCGGCCTCGTCCGACATCGACAATCTGCGCGGCTGTCTCGCCGCGGTCTACGACAACATCGCCAAGTTCGACGGCGGCCGGCCCCGTTTGCACGTCTTCTACGCGACCACCGGCACGCAGGTTGCCGAGATGCTTCGGCGCAAGGCGACCTCAGCTGAGCGGGCTCTGCTCGGGTCGGGGCTTTTCGACGCTGTCGACGTGCGGTGTGTCACCCGTGACGAGCTTCGCGAGATGTACCAGCGGGCGACCCAGGCGGTGGCCGCCACGATCGAGATGCCGAAAAAGCTTCCGCTGCTCAAGATGCCCGGGGTCGAGGAGTCGTTACTCGGCATGATCTCCGCCCGTGAACTCGTCGACAAGGTACTGACCGACCCGACCGGTAACATCCGGAAGGCGCTCTTCCATGAGAACGTGCGGGATTTCCAGGGCTACAACGGTGTCAACGCCCAGATCCGGGACACCATTCGCCATGCGGATGGCCATCGCCGGTTCGCGGTGCTCAACAACGGCATCACCATCGTCACACGCAAACTGCGTGTCGTCGGTGACGAGGTGCACATCCGTGACTTCCAGGTGGTCAACGGTTGTCAGACCTGCCACGTGCTCTTCGACGAGCGGGACCGGCTGACCGATGACGTGCAGTTGAGTATCCGGGTGGTGCACAGCGAGGACGAGGCCGTCATCGCCGGCATCATTGCGGCCACCAACCGGCAGACCGCGGTCAGCGAGGAGGATCTCTCGGCTCGTGAGGACTTCCACATGAAGCTCGAGGACTGGTTCGGTGCGCAACCGCCGGACAGAAAGCTGTACTACGAACGCCGCTCGAAGCAGTACGCCTCCCGGACGGACGTGGAGAAGACTCGTGTCATCAGCAGGAGTCAGCTGACCAAGGCGTACGCGGCCATGTTCCTCGGCGAGCCCGCTGCCGTCGGGCACTACCGGGATCTCACGGAACGACGGCGCGACGAACTCTTCCAGGAGGGCCAGCTCCCGGACCCGTACTATGTCGCGGCGTCGGCGCACTACCGCATCGAGTGGCTGTTGCGTACTCGCCGGATCCGGACGCAGCTTCGGCCCGCACGTTTTCATCTGCTCGCCGCACTGCGGTGGCACGTCCTCGGGGACGCTCGGCTGGCCAGCGCGCCCAAACAGGCCGCGGAACAGTGCAGGCGCTTGCTCGATCCACTCTGGGACGCGAGTGCCGCGGAACGTGCCTTCGCGTCGCTCGTACCCGTGATCGACAACATCATCGCAGTGGAACGGGCCGCCGGGGTCCCCTTGGGGGAGATGGTTCGTAACCGCCGCTTCGCCGACGCGGTACGCGACGCCGTACTGCGCTGA
- a CDS encoding helicase HerA domain-containing protein — MIDQRQRRALSELRRLDWAPTPEDVWTALDIHLDGLNGEAGAALLRAFENADGSTGGSPVGLVIEGQHGAGKTHLLRWARERVQKRGGYFFLMGIAEGRSFWTSTVHTFLRGLRRSGSYRYSQLSILLDRLGDRAGVPIAVRHAVRGEGLLTPEVLDTFVAAVRAKDPDLGQECRRVIRALVLLASSDDTISDLGEAWLLSLPDIEREELRPWGLPGRVDEPAEVGAGISRLLAWTGPTMLAVDQIDPIFAHVRSETGAAADSGASPELVTLAEDIGYGLMDLREKLRRTVIVVACLPSSWGLINEYAPPSVPGRFRHETRLSRLPSKEIAKQLIEVRFAPLFGTAEFSPPYPTWPIPDHAFDVAGSLTPRQLMERADDFVRRCLARGEILSDIDLTKPPQAYAEPRQPVSGERLARFDARFAELRDAAQVDGALAAKTEDREMSRLLEAGLQAWKVEQGDRQARYRVLPGGEGNPSVHSWLRETLNEETEDQTIWSFRALSHTNARAVQARVARLVGFAGLNPSVDRRRAYLIRNEAWPRGPVSQRVRQQFLDLGGVITKIREEDLRTFAALAELLSEDDPELPDFLLARRPAGRTALFRMVFGPPPGGDVSHPDPPSPSGGPARVSTGSSPSAAPSVPRQETPVDHIPDLLLGTEEQTGASVRVPLESLRKHAVIFAGSGSGKTVLIRRLVEECALHGVSVIALDPNNDLARLGDPWPDPPDTWREGDPARARDYLANTDVVIWTPRRGAGRPLSLQPLPDFAAVRDEPDEFALALDAGVAALAPRARMAANTAKADRGRAVLRQALDYFGHRTDHGTLSDFVDLMSDLPDDVTSLGKAGELAADMAETLRAAMVNDPLFGGDGTPLDPGVLLTPPPGKRARVSVISLIGLPTDEMRQSFVNQLQMALFAWIKQHPAGDRPLGGLFVMDEAQTFAPSGVVTACTESTLALASQARKYGLGLMFATQAPKGIHNRIVGNAATQFFGFLNSPTQIAAAREVASAKGSAVLDISRLRSGQFYAVTEGAPFRKVSTAMCLSYHPRSALTAEEVLVRAKAEAGAV; from the coding sequence GTGATCGACCAGCGGCAACGTCGTGCCCTCAGCGAGTTGCGGCGGCTGGACTGGGCACCGACTCCCGAAGACGTCTGGACGGCGCTCGACATCCACCTGGACGGTCTCAACGGAGAGGCCGGGGCGGCTCTGCTGCGTGCGTTCGAGAACGCCGACGGCAGCACCGGGGGGAGCCCGGTCGGCTTGGTGATCGAGGGGCAACACGGTGCGGGAAAGACTCATCTCCTCCGCTGGGCGCGGGAACGCGTGCAGAAGCGGGGCGGCTACTTCTTTCTGATGGGAATCGCCGAAGGTCGATCGTTCTGGACCAGCACCGTGCACACCTTCCTGCGCGGACTGCGCCGTTCCGGCTCGTATCGGTACTCGCAACTCTCGATCCTGCTCGACCGGCTCGGTGACCGCGCGGGTGTGCCCATCGCGGTTCGGCATGCGGTGCGCGGAGAGGGTCTCCTGACGCCGGAGGTGCTCGACACGTTCGTCGCTGCCGTGCGTGCGAAGGACCCCGATCTCGGGCAGGAGTGTCGACGTGTCATCCGCGCGCTCGTGCTGCTGGCGTCGTCCGATGACACCATCAGCGACCTCGGAGAGGCGTGGCTGCTGTCGCTCCCCGACATCGAGAGGGAAGAGCTTCGTCCCTGGGGGCTTCCCGGCCGGGTGGACGAGCCGGCCGAGGTCGGCGCAGGCATCTCCCGGCTGCTGGCCTGGACCGGCCCGACGATGCTGGCAGTCGACCAGATCGATCCCATCTTCGCGCATGTGCGATCCGAGACCGGGGCGGCGGCCGATTCCGGTGCCTCGCCGGAGCTCGTCACGCTCGCCGAAGACATCGGCTACGGCCTGATGGACCTGCGCGAGAAACTACGTCGTACGGTCATCGTGGTCGCCTGCCTGCCCAGTTCATGGGGTCTGATCAACGAATACGCACCTCCGTCGGTGCCGGGCCGGTTCAGGCACGAGACGCGGTTGAGCCGGCTCCCGTCCAAGGAGATCGCGAAGCAGCTGATCGAGGTCCGCTTCGCGCCGCTGTTCGGCACGGCCGAGTTTTCTCCTCCGTATCCGACCTGGCCGATCCCGGATCATGCGTTCGACGTGGCCGGTAGCCTCACACCCCGTCAGCTGATGGAACGCGCCGACGATTTCGTCCGGCGCTGTCTGGCCCGTGGCGAGATCCTTTCCGATATCGACCTGACGAAGCCGCCCCAGGCCTACGCGGAGCCCCGCCAACCGGTATCGGGGGAGAGGCTGGCGCGGTTCGACGCCAGGTTCGCGGAACTGCGCGATGCCGCCCAGGTCGACGGGGCACTCGCCGCGAAGACCGAGGACCGCGAGATGTCCCGGCTCCTCGAAGCCGGGCTGCAGGCATGGAAGGTCGAGCAGGGTGATCGTCAGGCCCGCTACCGGGTGCTTCCGGGCGGTGAAGGCAACCCGTCGGTGCACTCCTGGCTCAGGGAGACGCTGAACGAGGAGACCGAGGACCAGACGATCTGGTCGTTCCGCGCTCTGTCCCATACCAACGCACGCGCGGTGCAGGCACGCGTGGCAAGGCTGGTGGGTTTCGCCGGGTTGAACCCGTCGGTCGACCGTCGGCGCGCTTACCTGATCCGGAACGAGGCCTGGCCGAGAGGACCGGTCAGCCAGCGGGTGAGGCAGCAGTTCCTGGACCTCGGCGGGGTGATCACGAAGATCAGGGAGGAAGATCTTCGTACTTTTGCGGCCCTCGCCGAGCTGTTGAGCGAGGACGATCCGGAACTACCCGACTTCCTGCTGGCCCGTCGCCCTGCCGGACGGACCGCATTGTTCCGGATGGTCTTCGGCCCGCCACCCGGCGGCGACGTCTCGCACCCGGATCCTCCGTCCCCCTCGGGTGGTCCGGCACGGGTTTCCACCGGGTCGTCCCCATCCGCGGCGCCCTCGGTTCCCCGGCAGGAGACCCCGGTAGATCACATCCCTGACCTGCTTCTCGGCACGGAGGAACAGACGGGGGCGAGCGTGCGGGTGCCATTGGAGTCGCTCCGAAAGCATGCGGTCATCTTCGCGGGCTCCGGCTCGGGGAAGACCGTGCTGATCCGCCGGCTGGTGGAGGAGTGCGCGCTGCACGGGGTCTCGGTCATCGCATTGGATCCGAACAATGACCTGGCCCGTCTCGGTGATCCGTGGCCCGATCCGCCCGACACGTGGCGGGAGGGCGATCCCGCCCGGGCCCGGGACTACCTCGCGAACACGGACGTGGTGATCTGGACCCCCCGCCGAGGTGCCGGCCGTCCGCTGAGCCTGCAACCGTTGCCCGACTTCGCGGCGGTACGCGACGAACCGGACGAGTTTGCGCTTGCACTGGACGCGGGGGTCGCCGCGCTCGCGCCCCGAGCCCGGATGGCGGCGAACACCGCGAAGGCAGACCGCGGCAGAGCCGTGCTGCGCCAGGCGCTCGACTACTTCGGGCATCGGACGGACCACGGCACTCTGAGCGACTTCGTCGACCTGATGTCCGATCTTCCGGACGACGTGACGTCGCTCGGTAAGGCGGGTGAACTGGCTGCGGACATGGCGGAGACGCTTCGCGCGGCCATGGTCAACGATCCGTTGTTCGGCGGCGACGGCACCCCGCTCGATCCGGGCGTGTTGTTGACGCCACCGCCCGGCAAGCGAGCCAGGGTGTCGGTGATCAGCCTGATCGGCCTTCCGACGGACGAGATGCGACAGAGTTTCGTCAACCAGTTGCAGATGGCGCTGTTCGCCTGGATCAAGCAGCATCCGGCGGGTGACCGGCCGCTCGGCGGCCTTTTCGTGATGGACGAGGCGCAGACGTTCGCACCGTCGGGCGTGGTGACCGCCTGTACCGAGAGCACGCTGGCGCTGGCGAGTCAGGCGCGCAAGTACGGACTGGGGCTGATGTTCGCCACCCAGGCTCCGAAGGGCATCCATAACCGGATCGTCGGCAACGCGGCCACGCAGTTCTTCGGCTTCCTGAACAGTCCGACACAGATCGCCGCTGCGCGGGAGGTGGCCTCGGCCAAGGGCAGCGCCGTTCTCGACATCTCACGCCTGCGCTCCGGCCAGTTCTACGCGGTCACCGAGGGAGCACCGTTCCGCAAGGTCTCCACCGCAATGTGCCTCTCGTACCACCCGAGAAGTGCGCTGACCGCGGAGGAAGTTCTCGTGCGCGCCAAGGCGGAAGCCGGCGCAGTCTAG
- a CDS encoding putative bifunctional diguanylate cyclase/phosphodiesterase translates to MSNARWALLAGLLLVAVAPLLPAAGQQVAFAVLASAASVTAVRRARRDPARPAAWWLLGAATATGAVCSAAWALAFAAGTPPAGFSVIDAAYVGMYLLVGTALLMLAAGRGPRLAGVVEAGVVVCTAMLLGWFALYDPLIHEAGTWHGMTGAMVYPLLDLFLVFAVVRLVAVVGRLTVKHVFLLLAVASVTVADVSYFTSVFRGEGWHGPAISAAGWSLFHLMLSAAAGYPSPPDTGQGRIVPSRGVAALYVTLVVINPAVTAVAFLLDLSEREFAPIDVMLPMTITSVVGMLLVLRLNHTQQRLARLALRDELTGLPNRVQLELWLARARRGSLLVLDLDDFKHVNDSLGHTAGDALLVTVAGRLRAVVHGHGQLARLGGDEFAILADPADRPAGGGPAASDPPRRRPVRGRAAENGRVGGRTTGNGPVGGHAAGNGPVGDGAVDAAGGGRADAPVTALADRVRAALREPVDVAGHRLHLTVSIGVRRLDHSPGALGDADLALYAAKAAGKDRAVVYEAALRETRLRRLAIVERLRTALLTDEITVHYQPIVTLRTGRVDAVEALVRWQALPPDAFIPAAEDSGLIVPLGEQVLRAACRAAAPWHARHGTSVTVNVSPRQLREPDFAVTVRRALLDSGLPATALILEITEGVLVGSALTTAHLNELRQDGVRVAVDDFGTGYSSLAYLRDLPIDILKIDRSFLRPGPASEPMIRAVVDLAHSLGLVTVTEGVETAEQAAVLVALGCDRGQGWHFGRPSPAEQVTALLETGTGARLIDREAP, encoded by the coding sequence GTGAGCAACGCGCGGTGGGCCCTGCTCGCGGGGCTGCTCCTGGTCGCCGTCGCGCCCCTGCTGCCCGCGGCCGGGCAGCAGGTGGCGTTCGCGGTGCTCGCCTCGGCCGCGTCCGTCACCGCGGTGCGCCGGGCCCGCCGCGACCCGGCCCGCCCGGCCGCGTGGTGGCTGCTCGGCGCGGCCACCGCGACCGGCGCGGTGTGCAGCGCGGCCTGGGCGCTCGCGTTCGCGGCCGGCACACCGCCGGCCGGCTTCTCCGTGATCGACGCCGCCTATGTCGGGATGTACCTGCTGGTGGGCACGGCGCTGCTGATGTTGGCCGCCGGGCGTGGCCCACGGCTGGCCGGCGTGGTCGAGGCGGGCGTGGTGGTGTGCACCGCGATGCTGCTCGGCTGGTTCGCGCTGTACGACCCGCTCATCCACGAGGCCGGCACCTGGCACGGCATGACCGGGGCCATGGTGTACCCGCTGCTGGACCTCTTCCTGGTGTTCGCCGTCGTGCGGCTGGTCGCGGTCGTCGGCCGGCTCACCGTCAAACACGTGTTCCTGCTGCTCGCGGTCGCCTCCGTGACGGTCGCGGACGTCTCGTACTTCACCTCGGTGTTCCGCGGTGAAGGGTGGCACGGGCCGGCCATCAGCGCGGCCGGCTGGTCGCTGTTCCACCTGATGCTGAGCGCGGCCGCGGGTTACCCGTCGCCGCCGGACACCGGGCAGGGCCGGATCGTGCCGAGCCGCGGCGTGGCCGCGCTCTACGTGACGCTCGTGGTGATCAACCCGGCCGTCACCGCGGTCGCGTTCCTGCTGGACCTCAGCGAGCGCGAGTTCGCGCCGATCGACGTGATGCTGCCGATGACCATCACGTCCGTCGTCGGCATGCTGCTGGTGCTCCGCCTGAACCACACCCAGCAGCGGTTGGCGCGGCTGGCGCTGCGCGACGAGCTGACCGGGCTGCCGAACCGTGTGCAGCTGGAGCTGTGGCTGGCCCGTGCCCGGCGCGGCAGTCTGCTGGTGCTCGACCTCGACGACTTCAAGCACGTCAACGACAGCCTCGGCCACACGGCCGGCGACGCACTGCTGGTCACCGTGGCCGGCCGGCTGCGCGCGGTGGTGCACGGCCACGGCCAGCTGGCCCGACTCGGCGGCGACGAGTTCGCGATCCTGGCCGACCCGGCGGACCGCCCCGCCGGGGGCGGCCCGGCGGCGAGCGACCCACCTCGGCGCCGCCCGGTCCGCGGCCGCGCGGCCGAGAACGGCCGGGTCGGCGGCCGTACGACCGGAAACGGCCCGGTCGGCGGCCACGCGGCAGGGAACGGCCCGGTCGGGGACGGCGCGGTCGATGCGGCCGGAGGCGGCCGGGCCGACGCGCCGGTGACCGCGCTGGCCGACCGGGTCCGCGCCGCGCTGCGTGAGCCGGTCGACGTGGCCGGGCACCGGCTGCACCTGACGGTCAGCATCGGGGTGCGGCGGCTGGACCACAGCCCCGGCGCGCTCGGCGACGCCGACCTCGCGCTCTACGCGGCGAAGGCGGCCGGCAAGGACCGCGCGGTGGTGTACGAGGCCGCGCTGCGGGAGACCCGGCTGCGGCGGCTCGCGATCGTGGAGCGGCTGCGCACCGCGCTGCTCACCGACGAGATCACGGTGCACTACCAGCCGATCGTGACGCTGCGGACCGGCCGCGTCGACGCGGTGGAGGCGCTGGTGCGCTGGCAGGCGCTGCCGCCGGACGCGTTCATCCCGGCGGCCGAGGACAGCGGGCTGATCGTGCCGCTCGGCGAGCAGGTGCTGCGGGCCGCCTGCCGCGCGGCCGCGCCGTGGCACGCCCGGCACGGCACGTCCGTCACCGTGAACGTCTCACCGCGTCAGCTGCGCGAGCCGGACTTCGCGGTCACGGTCCGGCGCGCGCTGCTCGACTCCGGCCTGCCCGCGACCGCGCTGATCCTGGAGATCACCGAGGGTGTGCTGGTCGGCTCCGCGCTCACCACCGCGCACCTGAACGAGCTGCGCCAGGACGGCGTCCGGGTCGCGGTCGACGACTTCGGCACCGGCTACTCGTCGCTGGCCTACCTGCGTGACCTGCCGATCGACATCCTGAAGATCGACCGCTCGTTCCTGCGTCCCGGCCCGGCCTCGGAACCCATGATCCGCGCGGTCGTCGACCTGGCGCACAGCCTCGGTCTGGTGACGGTCACCGAGGGCGTGGAGACCGCGGAGCAGGCCGCCGTGCTGGTCGCGCTCGGCTGCGACCGGGGCCAGGGCTGGCACTTCGGCCGCCCGTCCCCGGCCGAGCAGGTGACGGCACTGCTGGAGACCGGCACGGGCGCCCGGCTCATCGACCGGGAAGCGCCGTGA
- a CDS encoding 5'-3' exonuclease translates to MPNPSPLLLVLDGNSLIHRTYHAGAADPGDLEAWALRGFARYAARAVSRLRPDAIVVGFDCPVSSERRADYPAYKAQRPDKPGDLVAQLAAAPELLAAAGLCTVIPAGFEADDVLASSAAHARRAGWRAILMTSDRDAFALIDETTSVLRLRNGGFDEAVLIDAAGLHELCGVHPHQYLDYAALRGDPSDNLPGVRGFGAAISARLLAALGTVDAAWADLDTAGGHAVRAAVGDVAAGRLAAPESRDVVARNRRLMRMRADLPIPHLDGARLPLDTGRVRAALGIGGGLTLGPALWSLTARRTPTPRVAEPHPPVFRRPVRHRREPTPGQLSLF, encoded by the coding sequence GTGCCGAACCCGTCTCCGCTGCTGCTCGTGCTGGACGGGAACAGTCTGATCCACCGCACCTATCACGCGGGCGCGGCCGACCCGGGCGATCTGGAGGCGTGGGCGCTGCGGGGCTTCGCCCGGTACGCGGCACGGGCCGTCTCCCGGCTGCGGCCGGACGCGATCGTGGTCGGGTTCGACTGCCCGGTCTCGTCGGAACGCCGCGCCGACTACCCGGCCTACAAGGCGCAGCGCCCGGACAAACCCGGTGATCTGGTCGCCCAGCTGGCCGCCGCGCCGGAGCTGCTCGCGGCCGCCGGGCTGTGCACCGTGATCCCGGCCGGTTTCGAGGCCGACGACGTGCTGGCCAGCTCCGCCGCGCACGCCCGCCGGGCCGGGTGGCGGGCGATCCTGATGACCAGCGACCGGGACGCGTTCGCGCTGATCGACGAGACCACCTCGGTGCTGCGGCTGCGCAACGGCGGCTTCGACGAGGCCGTGCTGATCGACGCGGCCGGCCTGCACGAGCTGTGCGGCGTGCACCCGCACCAGTACCTCGACTACGCGGCGCTGCGCGGCGACCCGTCCGACAACCTGCCCGGCGTGCGCGGTTTCGGTGCCGCGATCTCCGCCCGGCTGCTCGCCGCGCTCGGCACGGTCGACGCGGCCTGGGCCGACCTGGACACCGCCGGTGGCCACGCGGTCCGCGCGGCCGTGGGCGACGTGGCGGCCGGCCGGCTCGCCGCGCCCGAGTCCCGCGACGTCGTCGCCCGCAACCGCCGCCTGATGCGCATGCGCGCCGACCTGCCCATCCCGCACCTGGACGGCGCGCGCCTCCCGCTGGACACCGGGCGGGTCCGCGCCGCGCTCGGCATCGGCGGCGGGCTCACGCTCGGCCCGGCGCTCTGGTCGCTGACCGCGCGCCGCACGCCGACGCCCCGCGTGGCCGAGCCGCACCCGCCGGTCTTCCGCCGCCCGGTGCGCCACCGCCGCGAGCCGACCCCGGGTCAGCTGTCGCTGTTCTGA
- a CDS encoding outer membrane protein assembly factor BamB family protein: protein MRYLHRFAAIAALVPLLAVTADPAAAVPRGSGDWPTWQGDLRGSRHNPDERRITPATVGSLKLKWAFAYPDSEMPAKSQPAVVDGVVYVGGPDGVFYALDARTGATRWTFATSSVDPAAGVGFVLDGPTVVDGRVFFGDSRGYVYALDARTGRVRWARDTETHPAGIHTSSPLHYDGKIYIGASSGENTGGADYPCCTFRGHIDALDARTGAVVWRYYTVPEPRRVGTWPSGAARFEPSGAGVWSSPVIDPRTGTLYVGTGQNYTGSAGDFDSLLALDARTGAARWKQQVTDADTWRALCNEPDAAGYCPGLADGTALDYDIGATPNLFRAGGRTMVGVGQKSGVYHVFDAATGAVSWRRQLSEPFPSGGISGIQWGSSYDGQRLYVATWFADPGTLFALNPADGALLWQTPNPADGCTTGGSAAFPDVCALAHTPAVTTSPGLVYEGSQDGKMRIYSARTGEVRWQFDTVREFAGVNGLTGFGGGVSGNGGAVVSNGMVYVQVGYYPTYASPHGHVLLAFGL, encoded by the coding sequence ATGCGATACCTGCACCGTTTCGCCGCGATCGCGGCCTTGGTGCCACTGCTCGCGGTCACCGCGGACCCGGCCGCCGCGGTGCCGCGGGGCTCCGGTGACTGGCCGACCTGGCAGGGTGACCTGCGCGGCTCCCGGCACAATCCGGATGAGCGGCGGATCACCCCGGCCACCGTGGGCTCGCTGAAGCTGAAGTGGGCGTTCGCGTACCCGGACAGCGAGATGCCGGCGAAGAGCCAGCCCGCGGTCGTGGACGGCGTCGTCTACGTCGGCGGGCCGGACGGCGTGTTCTACGCGCTGGACGCGCGGACCGGCGCGACCCGGTGGACGTTCGCGACGAGCTCGGTCGACCCGGCGGCCGGCGTCGGGTTCGTGCTGGACGGGCCCACGGTGGTGGACGGCCGGGTCTTCTTCGGTGACAGCCGCGGCTACGTCTACGCGCTCGACGCGCGGACCGGGCGGGTCCGGTGGGCGCGCGACACGGAGACGCACCCGGCCGGCATCCACACCAGTTCGCCGCTCCACTACGACGGCAAGATCTACATCGGCGCGTCCAGCGGGGAGAACACCGGTGGCGCCGACTATCCGTGCTGCACGTTCCGCGGGCACATCGACGCGCTGGACGCGCGGACCGGCGCGGTGGTCTGGCGCTACTACACGGTGCCGGAGCCGCGGCGGGTGGGCACCTGGCCGAGCGGCGCGGCCCGGTTCGAGCCGTCCGGCGCCGGCGTCTGGAGTTCCCCGGTCATCGACCCCAGGACCGGCACGCTGTACGTCGGTACGGGCCAGAACTACACCGGCAGCGCGGGCGACTTCGACTCGCTGTTGGCGCTGGACGCGCGGACCGGTGCGGCGCGGTGGAAGCAGCAGGTGACGGACGCGGACACCTGGCGGGCGCTGTGCAACGAACCGGACGCTGCCGGGTACTGCCCGGGGCTGGCCGACGGCACCGCGCTGGACTACGACATCGGCGCGACGCCGAACCTGTTCCGGGCCGGCGGGCGCACCATGGTCGGCGTCGGCCAGAAGAGCGGCGTCTACCACGTGTTCGACGCGGCGACCGGCGCGGTGTCCTGGCGGCGGCAGCTGTCCGAGCCGTTCCCGAGCGGCGGCATCTCCGGCATCCAGTGGGGCAGCAGCTACGACGGGCAGCGGCTGTACGTGGCCACCTGGTTCGCGGATCCGGGCACGCTGTTCGCGCTGAACCCGGCGGACGGCGCGCTGCTGTGGCAGACGCCGAACCCGGCGGACGGCTGCACCACCGGTGGCTCGGCCGCGTTCCCGGACGTGTGCGCGCTCGCCCACACGCCGGCCGTGACGACCAGCCCGGGCCTGGTGTACGAGGGCAGCCAGGACGGCAAGATGCGGATCTACTCGGCCCGGACCGGCGAGGTGCGGTGGCAGTTCGACACGGTCCGCGAGTTCGCCGGGGTGAACGGGCTGACCGGCTTCGGCGGCGGCGTCTCCGGCAACGGCGGTGCCGTGGTGTCGAACGGCATGGTCTACGTGCAGGTCGGCTACTACCCGACGTACGCCAGCCCGCATGGGCACGTATTGCTGGCATTCGGGTTGTAA